One Gloeobacter morelensis MG652769 DNA window includes the following coding sequences:
- a CDS encoding ATP-binding cassette domain-containing protein, with protein sequence MTLLQPAGLLPPASAEVAAIVVQGLVKRYKQLAAVDGVDFAVRRGEVFGLIGPDGAGKTTTFQILAGVMEPTAGTVSVLGRPPRDARLQIGYITQPFSLYLDLSVDENLRYSAGLKQVDEALFEERRARYLKLVDLDRFADRLAGQLSGGMKQKLALCAALIPQPQILLLDEPTTGVDPVSRREFWDVLAALSEEQVTVVVATPYLDEAERCHRVALMYGGKLESPDTPARLRAGLGLSRLEVHAGDLARAEQVLHQLEDIEDVQTFGDRLDVLVADPARGERAVAQALGGLSAGVSRADPTLENVFVTRLRRQGSDPPLLDFPSPLYRSFSADAVAIGAEQLSKTFGQFRAVDNVSLKIHPGQIYGLLGANGAGKTTTIKMLCGLLPASAGTVTLAGEKDRLRTSELRRRLGYMSQKFTLYDDLSIAQNLEFYSGVYGVPRRLRRERIDWVIDICGLRGQENLLTGQLPGGWKQRVAFGASVMHQPEVLFLDEPTSGVDPLARRQFWRLIEMFARAGTAVLVTTHYLEEAEHCHRLGFMVAGQLVAQGTPGEIKARQPGQLYEVISADLPRAVRALRALFAEQSWRVSLFGDRLHVVLDEPDAHLEQLQALGPTRQVGYSLEDAFISMVQRARQETS encoded by the coding sequence GTGACTTTACTGCAACCGGCCGGGCTGTTGCCACCGGCCTCTGCCGAGGTGGCCGCCATCGTCGTTCAAGGTCTGGTGAAGCGCTACAAGCAGCTTGCGGCGGTGGACGGCGTCGATTTTGCCGTGCGCCGGGGCGAGGTATTTGGCCTGATTGGGCCGGACGGGGCGGGCAAGACGACCACCTTTCAGATCCTGGCGGGGGTGATGGAGCCGACCGCCGGAACCGTCTCGGTGCTCGGCCGGCCGCCGCGCGACGCGCGGTTGCAAATTGGCTATATCACCCAGCCTTTTTCTTTGTATCTCGATCTGTCCGTCGATGAGAACCTGCGCTACAGCGCCGGGCTCAAGCAGGTGGACGAAGCGCTCTTTGAGGAGCGCCGCGCTCGCTATCTCAAGCTGGTCGATCTCGATCGCTTTGCTGACCGGCTGGCCGGGCAACTTTCCGGCGGTATGAAACAAAAGCTCGCCCTGTGCGCCGCTTTGATCCCCCAACCGCAAATTTTGCTGCTCGACGAGCCGACCACCGGCGTGGACCCGGTCTCGCGCCGCGAATTTTGGGATGTGCTTGCCGCACTTTCTGAGGAGCAGGTGACCGTGGTGGTCGCCACTCCCTACCTCGACGAAGCCGAGCGCTGCCACCGGGTAGCCCTGATGTACGGGGGCAAACTCGAATCGCCCGACACCCCCGCCCGCCTGCGCGCCGGTCTGGGGCTTTCCCGGTTGGAGGTGCACGCCGGCGATCTTGCCCGCGCCGAGCAGGTGCTGCACCAGCTTGAAGATATTGAAGATGTACAAACTTTTGGCGACCGGCTCGATGTATTGGTAGCGGACCCCGCCCGGGGCGAGCGGGCGGTGGCGCAGGCCCTTGGGGGGCTTTCTGCGGGGGTGAGCCGCGCCGATCCGACGCTTGAGAACGTCTTTGTGACCCGCCTGCGCCGCCAGGGTTCCGACCCGCCTTTGCTGGATTTTCCTTCGCCGCTGTATCGCTCTTTTTCTGCCGACGCGGTCGCCATTGGTGCTGAGCAGCTGAGCAAAACTTTCGGGCAATTTCGGGCGGTAGACAATGTCAGCCTCAAAATCCACCCCGGCCAGATCTATGGGCTATTGGGAGCCAACGGTGCGGGCAAGACGACGACCATCAAGATGCTGTGCGGGTTGCTGCCTGCCAGCGCGGGCACCGTCACCCTGGCCGGTGAGAAGGACAGATTGCGCACCAGCGAGTTGCGCCGCCGCCTGGGCTATATGAGCCAGAAATTCACGCTCTACGACGATCTGAGCATTGCCCAGAATCTCGAATTTTATAGCGGCGTCTACGGTGTGCCCCGCCGTCTGCGCCGCGAGCGCATCGATTGGGTCATCGACATCTGCGGACTGCGGGGCCAGGAAAATCTGCTCACCGGCCAGCTGCCGGGGGGCTGGAAGCAGCGGGTCGCCTTCGGCGCTTCGGTGATGCACCAGCCGGAGGTGCTCTTTCTCGATGAACCGACCTCCGGTGTCGATCCGCTCGCCCGGCGGCAGTTCTGGCGGCTTATCGAGATGTTCGCCCGCGCGGGCACAGCAGTGCTGGTCACCACCCACTATCTGGAGGAGGCTGAGCACTGCCACCGGCTGGGCTTCATGGTGGCAGGCCAATTGGTCGCCCAGGGCACGCCGGGCGAGATCAAAGCCCGCCAGCCCGGACAACTGTACGAAGTCATCAGCGCGGATCTGCCCCGGGCGGTGCGCGCGCTGCGCGCGCTGTTTGCTGAGCAATCCTGGCGGGTGTCGCTGTTTGGTGACCGGCTGCACGTGGTGCTCGACGAACCGGACGCACATCTAGAGCAACTGCAGGCTCTCGGTCCGACCCGCCAAGTCGGCTACTCGCTGGAGGACGCCTTTATCTCGATGGTCCAGCGCGCCCGGCAGGAGACTTCATGA
- a CDS encoding Uma2 family endonuclease, with protein MEELTRGAAGSGIRWTTRDLEVLPENEWIRYEIIDGELFVARAPHRKHQQVCVKIARQLDSWSEASGLGEVVISPGIIFSDTDNVIPDLVWVSRSLLTQTEDEAGHLTAAPELVIEVLSAGPENLRRDREAKLKLYSLKGVREYWIVDRFARQLEVYRRDKAQLVLVITLLEEDEITSPLLPGFGVTVSKFLV; from the coding sequence GTGGAAGAGTTGACCAGAGGCGCTGCAGGCTCGGGTATACGCTGGACCACGCGAGATCTGGAAGTGCTTCCTGAAAATGAATGGATCCGCTACGAGATTATCGACGGGGAATTATTTGTGGCCCGTGCCCCGCACCGCAAACACCAACAGGTCTGTGTGAAAATAGCCCGGCAGCTCGATAGCTGGTCTGAGGCCAGTGGTCTGGGAGAAGTGGTGATTTCACCTGGAATTATCTTTTCGGACACGGACAATGTCATTCCGGATCTGGTCTGGGTGAGCCGTTCTCTGCTCACCCAGACCGAGGACGAGGCCGGTCACTTGACTGCCGCACCGGAGCTGGTGATCGAAGTGCTGTCCGCCGGTCCTGAGAACCTGCGCCGCGATCGAGAAGCGAAGTTGAAACTGTACTCACTTAAAGGCGTCCGCGAGTACTGGATCGTCGATCGCTTTGCCAGGCAGCTCGAAGTCTATCGCCGGGATAAAGCCCAACTGGTCCTTGTGATAACGCTGCTTGAAGAAGATGAGATCACCTCACCCCTGCTGCCAGGTTTTGGGGTAACCGTCTCGAAGTTTCTCGTCTGA
- a CDS encoding DNA-3-methyladenine glycosylase family protein, translating into MQTSATVLLAEAVDHLKRSDPILAALIERVGDCGYQTAAAGTHFDAVVRAIVYQQLSGKAAATIHKRLCDLFGGRPPLPAELLAVEDISLRGVGLSRQKLSYLKFLAAQVESGALAIETLHTLEDQAILAELVRLKGIGRWTAQMFLMFRLGRPNVLPEGDLGIQKAIQIAYGLEALPTARQMAAVAEPWHPYCTIACWYLWRSLE; encoded by the coding sequence ATGCAAACCAGCGCCACCGTCCTCCTTGCAGAAGCCGTCGACCACCTCAAGCGGTCGGACCCGATACTGGCCGCGCTCATCGAGCGGGTGGGCGACTGCGGCTACCAAACTGCGGCGGCGGGCACCCATTTCGACGCGGTGGTGCGCGCCATCGTCTACCAGCAACTGTCCGGCAAAGCCGCCGCCACCATCCACAAACGTCTGTGCGACCTGTTTGGCGGCCGACCGCCCCTGCCGGCCGAGTTGCTGGCGGTGGAAGATATCAGCTTGCGTGGCGTCGGCCTCTCGCGCCAGAAGCTTTCTTATCTGAAGTTTCTGGCAGCCCAGGTGGAGTCGGGCGCCCTCGCCATCGAAACGCTGCATACCCTTGAGGATCAGGCGATCCTCGCCGAACTGGTGCGCCTCAAAGGGATCGGCCGCTGGACCGCCCAGATGTTTTTGATGTTTCGCCTGGGAAGGCCCAACGTTTTGCCAGAGGGCGATCTGGGTATCCAGAAAGCTATCCAGATAGCCTACGGCCTCGAAGCGCTCCCCACTGCCAGGCAGATGGCGGCGGTCGCCGAACCCTGGCATCCTTACTGCACGATTGCCTGCTGGTATCTGTGGCGCAGTCTTGAATAG
- a CDS encoding TetR/AcrR family transcriptional regulator, giving the protein MPDSPPLIADPARLRGEPPRSGRGRAKREQILRGALAVFARHGFVGTSMDRVAGVAGVSKPTLYSHFQSKEGLFVSLFEWACAVYLPREAPEAAGGGAGGLQEHIEQWLAMALTPEAVFVLQTALSESARFPALGQLYVRTVLVPLKNRLHAWLLAQGDLDTADGEAAATLLCCALFSFVGFTEILKGQLVVPVQRDAFVAGLVDLVTGRARVGEAQETPAQAAQWALPPEDAGADERREQTLRAAMAVFLEHGYAGTSMDMVASSTGLSKPTLYSHFQDKEALFSELIARVTIRRSFLLLQPGLFDEPTAVVFAKQAQALLAKIDDPEYHALVRLVMGEAVRFPELGRLYTRTVMQPGFRLLGAFFGRCRPRRLPPATLTVLYCTPLIGFVLLHALLGGGRYFPVGRERYSACLVGLLSESSASARQEAGDGA; this is encoded by the coding sequence ATGCCCGATTCTCCGCCTCTGATTGCCGATCCGGCCCGCCTGCGCGGCGAACCACCCCGCTCCGGGCGGGGGCGAGCCAAGCGCGAGCAGATTTTGCGCGGGGCGCTCGCGGTCTTTGCCCGCCACGGGTTTGTCGGTACGAGCATGGACCGGGTTGCTGGTGTGGCAGGCGTTTCAAAGCCCACCCTCTACAGTCACTTTCAGAGTAAGGAGGGGTTGTTTGTCTCACTTTTTGAGTGGGCCTGCGCTGTGTATTTGCCCAGGGAGGCGCCCGAAGCGGCCGGGGGGGGCGCGGGCGGGTTGCAGGAGCATATCGAGCAGTGGCTCGCGATGGCGTTGACCCCGGAGGCGGTGTTTGTGCTGCAGACCGCCCTAAGCGAGTCGGCCCGATTTCCGGCATTGGGGCAGTTGTACGTGCGCACGGTCCTGGTGCCTCTGAAAAACCGTTTGCACGCCTGGCTGCTCGCCCAAGGCGATCTGGACACAGCCGATGGGGAGGCAGCTGCCACCCTGCTGTGTTGTGCGCTGTTTTCCTTTGTCGGCTTTACGGAGATCTTGAAAGGGCAGCTAGTTGTGCCGGTCCAGCGCGATGCTTTTGTTGCAGGGCTGGTGGACCTGGTCACAGGGCGAGCGAGAGTAGGGGAAGCGCAAGAAACTCCGGCGCAGGCGGCGCAATGGGCCTTGCCACCGGAGGATGCCGGGGCTGACGAGCGACGCGAGCAGACGTTGCGCGCGGCGATGGCGGTGTTTTTGGAGCATGGCTACGCCGGGACGAGCATGGACATGGTCGCGAGCAGCACGGGCCTCTCCAAGCCGACTCTGTACAGCCACTTTCAGGATAAAGAAGCCCTGTTCTCGGAGCTGATTGCCCGGGTGACGATCCGCCGCTCGTTTTTGCTGTTGCAACCGGGGCTTTTTGATGAACCGACGGCGGTGGTCTTTGCCAAGCAGGCGCAGGCTCTGCTCGCCAAAATCGACGATCCGGAGTATCACGCGCTCGTCCGGTTGGTGATGGGGGAGGCGGTGCGCTTTCCGGAACTAGGCAGGCTGTACACGCGCACAGTCATGCAGCCGGGCTTTCGGCTTTTGGGGGCTTTTTTCGGCCGCTGCCGCCCGCGGCGGTTGCCCCCGGCGACGCTGACGGTGCTCTACTGTACTCCACTGATTGGCTTTGTCCTGCTGCACGCGCTTTTGGGGGGCGGTCGGTACTTCCCGGTCGGGCGCGAGCGCTACAGCGCCTGCCTGGTGGGTCTTTTAAGCGAAAGCAGTGCGAGTGCCCGCCAGGAAGCGGGCGATGGGGCGTGA
- a CDS encoding HlyD family secretion protein: MQQPTTSAATAFDPVATAAAVRKKGPNWRVLLLGGGLLAAGAGVYLWVALSRPPADRLALSGRLEGYETDVGAKTAGRVDRVTVREGDAVRRGQLIVELDDAEIQAQLSGAVARIAAARQQQRQAGLQIDVLEAQVTQAQLGLTQSRGDARGRIEQAAAQVASAQSQLAQAIAQVRQAEADLKLAAANRTRFEQLVREGATSIQQFDQAQTTFDAAQATLAARKAAVDAARKQVIAAEGTLTQTRTVALNPAVRSAELEVVRRQLAQARSQLLAAQEEVKNAEATRRQLLAQIGYLNITSPIDGVVTARSVEPGAVVTAGRTVLALLDYRTVYLRGYIPEGQLGRVRIGQKARVFLDSAPERPLAARVAAVDPQASFTPESIYFRDERVRQVFGVKLLLDDPAGFAKPGMPADAEILTEETP, translated from the coding sequence ATGCAGCAGCCCACGACATCCGCGGCCACAGCTTTTGATCCGGTCGCCACGGCCGCGGCCGTCCGCAAAAAAGGGCCGAATTGGCGCGTTCTGCTGCTGGGGGGGGGACTATTGGCGGCAGGAGCCGGCGTGTATTTATGGGTTGCCCTCTCGCGGCCGCCCGCCGACCGGCTCGCCCTGAGCGGCCGGTTAGAAGGCTACGAGACCGATGTCGGGGCGAAGACCGCCGGGCGGGTGGACCGGGTGACGGTGCGCGAAGGGGACGCGGTGCGCCGTGGGCAACTGATCGTCGAGCTCGATGACGCCGAAATCCAGGCCCAACTGTCAGGAGCGGTGGCGCGCATCGCCGCCGCCCGCCAGCAGCAGCGCCAGGCCGGGCTGCAGATCGATGTGCTGGAGGCACAGGTGACCCAGGCGCAACTAGGCCTTACCCAATCGCGCGGTGATGCCCGGGGCCGCATCGAGCAGGCCGCCGCCCAGGTAGCCTCCGCCCAATCGCAACTGGCCCAGGCGATAGCGCAGGTGCGCCAGGCGGAGGCGGACCTCAAGCTTGCCGCCGCCAACCGCACCCGCTTCGAGCAATTGGTGCGCGAGGGCGCCACCTCTATCCAACAGTTCGACCAGGCCCAGACCACGTTTGATGCTGCCCAGGCCACCCTCGCCGCCCGCAAGGCGGCCGTGGACGCCGCGCGCAAGCAGGTGATTGCCGCCGAAGGCACCCTCACCCAGACGCGCACCGTAGCGCTCAACCCGGCGGTACGGTCTGCTGAGCTGGAAGTGGTGCGCCGCCAGCTCGCCCAGGCGCGCTCACAGCTTCTGGCGGCACAAGAGGAGGTCAAAAACGCAGAAGCCACCCGCCGCCAGCTGTTGGCCCAGATTGGTTATCTCAATATCACAAGTCCCATCGACGGGGTGGTCACCGCCCGCAGCGTCGAGCCGGGGGCGGTGGTCACCGCCGGCAGGACCGTCCTCGCCCTGCTCGATTACCGGACGGTCTATCTGCGGGGCTATATCCCGGAAGGGCAACTGGGTCGGGTGCGCATCGGTCAAAAGGCGCGGGTGTTTCTCGATTCCGCTCCCGAGCGGCCCCTGGCAGCCCGGGTGGCAGCAGTCGATCCCCAGGCGTCCTTTACGCCGGAGAGCATCTACTTTCGCGACGAGCGCGTCCGCCAGGTCTTTGGGGTGAAGTTGCTGCTCGACGATCCGGCCGGGTTTGCCAAGCCCGGCATGCCCGCCGACGCCGAAATTCTTACCGAGGAGACGCCGTGA
- a CDS encoding ABC transporter permease, with product MKFLESLLESRLWALIRKETIQILKNRQLLFLLLFPPTVQLLIFGFALSPDVRHVKLAVADYAGTATSRELVAAFTTNGIFDVAAASHSPQAVAEAVRTGRVTAALIIPPEFQRDLARGQTPEVQLLIDAVDANTAGIASGYASQIVRQFGYTLSDISPQAIDPMVAILYNPGLRSSWFFVPGVLGLVLTLTSSLVSSATVVREKDVGTLEQLLMTPAAAWEILLAKLAPLFVLLVGEALLALGIARLVFAVPFRGNFLGFMVFTSLYICVGVGIGMMLATIARSQTQVVLTSFFVNLPLIQLSGAIAPIETMPEFFQFISLADPLRHYIAIVRGMLLKGVGFEVLWPNVLALGASAFLLLAISANRFRKQLE from the coding sequence ATGAAATTTCTTGAAAGTCTGCTTGAGAGCCGTCTGTGGGCGCTGATACGCAAAGAGACCATCCAGATTCTCAAAAACCGGCAGCTGCTGTTTTTGTTGCTCTTTCCGCCCACGGTGCAGCTGTTGATTTTTGGTTTTGCCCTCAGTCCCGACGTCAGGCACGTGAAGCTTGCCGTCGCCGACTACGCGGGCACCGCCACCAGCCGCGAACTGGTCGCCGCCTTCACCACCAACGGCATCTTCGATGTAGCGGCAGCTTCCCACAGTCCCCAGGCTGTAGCTGAGGCGGTGCGCACCGGCCGGGTCACCGCCGCTTTGATCATTCCACCGGAGTTTCAGCGCGATCTGGCCCGGGGCCAGACTCCCGAGGTGCAGCTGCTCATCGACGCCGTCGATGCCAACACCGCCGGGATCGCAAGCGGCTACGCCAGCCAGATCGTCCGGCAGTTCGGCTACACGCTGAGCGACATTTCGCCCCAGGCCATCGACCCGATGGTGGCGATTTTGTACAACCCGGGCCTGCGCAGCAGCTGGTTTTTTGTGCCGGGGGTATTGGGTCTTGTCCTGACTCTTACTTCTTCTTTGGTCTCCTCGGCCACGGTGGTGCGCGAAAAGGACGTGGGCACCCTCGAACAGCTGTTGATGACCCCGGCTGCTGCCTGGGAAATTCTGCTGGCCAAACTGGCACCGCTATTCGTACTGCTGGTGGGCGAGGCGTTGCTCGCTTTGGGGATCGCCCGATTGGTCTTCGCGGTGCCTTTTCGGGGCAATTTTTTGGGGTTTATGGTCTTCACCAGCCTCTATATCTGCGTGGGGGTGGGCATCGGCATGATGCTCGCCACTATCGCCCGCTCCCAGACCCAGGTGGTGCTCACGTCGTTTTTTGTCAACCTGCCTTTGATCCAGCTATCCGGGGCGATCGCTCCTATCGAGACGATGCCCGAATTTTTCCAGTTCATCTCGCTGGCCGATCCGCTGCGCCACTACATCGCCATCGTCCGGGGCATGCTCCTCAAGGGCGTCGGCTTCGAGGTGCTCTGGCCCAACGTGCTGGCGCTTGGAGCTTCTGCATTTTTGCTGTTGGCCATCAGCGCCAACCGCTTTCGCAAACAACTGGAATAA
- a CDS encoding ABC transporter permease, protein MKRIFAQCAKELTQFRRDRLTVALAVLLPMATLLIFGYAIRLEANNIPLAVQDLEGSPTSRAYGQRFYATNQFVPVRWDGRGDPEALLDAGVARAVVIIPADFSRRLEANKVAPVQALIDGTDSNNARVIRNSIRQVTNFYLSTRADTAPAIALRSRLWFNPGREEALYIVPGVFAVVLAIWPPLLMAIAMVREKEQGTIIQVYASSLSAVEFLLGKGLAYFLVGVAQAVAVFALGAVLFGLRLAGDPTPLVVGTVLMLVASIAFGLFIGTRTTSQSAAVQAVATSGFLTALLLSGFIYPLSNIPFPLSLVSNIVPARYFIEITRDAFVRGTGWAGVWSAPLLLAVLGGVFFMASFRNLKRMQLPG, encoded by the coding sequence ATGAAACGCATCTTCGCCCAGTGCGCCAAAGAACTCACCCAGTTTCGCCGCGACCGGCTCACCGTCGCCCTCGCGGTCCTGTTGCCGATGGCGACCCTGCTCATCTTCGGCTACGCCATCCGCCTGGAAGCCAACAACATTCCCCTGGCCGTGCAGGATCTGGAGGGATCCCCCACCAGCCGTGCCTACGGCCAGCGCTTCTATGCCACCAACCAGTTCGTGCCGGTGCGCTGGGACGGCCGGGGCGACCCCGAGGCGCTACTCGATGCGGGGGTCGCAAGGGCGGTCGTGATTATTCCTGCGGATTTCAGCCGCCGCCTGGAAGCCAACAAAGTTGCCCCTGTCCAGGCGCTCATCGACGGCACCGACAGCAACAATGCCCGGGTCATCCGCAACAGCATCCGCCAGGTGACCAATTTTTATCTGAGTACCCGCGCGGATACCGCCCCGGCGATTGCTTTGCGTTCGCGGCTGTGGTTCAACCCCGGGCGGGAAGAAGCGCTCTACATCGTGCCGGGGGTGTTCGCGGTAGTCCTCGCCATCTGGCCGCCGCTGTTGATGGCCATCGCCATGGTGCGCGAGAAGGAGCAGGGCACGATTATCCAGGTCTACGCCTCCAGCCTGAGCGCGGTGGAATTTTTGCTGGGCAAGGGATTGGCGTATTTTTTGGTCGGGGTGGCCCAGGCGGTGGCGGTCTTCGCCCTCGGGGCGGTGCTGTTCGGTCTGCGCCTGGCGGGCGATCCGACGCCGCTGGTGGTGGGCACGGTACTGATGCTGGTGGCAAGCATTGCTTTTGGTTTATTTATCGGCACGCGCACGACCTCCCAGAGCGCCGCGGTGCAGGCGGTGGCCACCAGCGGTTTTCTGACGGCGCTGTTGCTTTCGGGGTTTATCTATCCACTCAGCAACATTCCCTTTCCACTGTCGCTGGTCTCCAATATCGTCCCGGCGCGTTACTTTATCGAGATTACCCGCGACGCTTTTGTGCGGGGCACCGGCTGGGCCGGGGTGTGGTCTGCGCCGTTGCTGTTGGCGGTATTGGGGGGAGTGTTTTTTATGGCGAGTTTCCGCAACCTCAAACGCATGCAACTGCCGGGGTAG